One Streptomyces sp. B21-105 genomic region harbors:
- a CDS encoding aspartate aminotransferase family protein, whose translation MTTEFDLGALLAERGAERYELHGRYLNHQLPRMLHTIGFDKVYERGEGAYFWDAEGNDYLDMLAGFGVMGLGRHHRVVRKALHDVLDAGLADLTRFDCQPLPGLLAEKLLAHSPHLDRAFFGNSGTEAVETALKFARYATGRPRILYCDHAFHGLTAGSLSVNGESGFRDGFAPLLPDTPVPLGDLDALAREVTKGDVAALIVEPIQGKGVHEAPPGYLRAAQELLHKHKALLIADEVQTGLGRTGDFYAYQHEEGVEPDLVCVAKALSGGYVPVGATLGKDWIFKKVYSSMDRVLVHSASFGANAQAMAAGLAVLSVMENEQIVANARATGDLLRTRLAALVDTYELLADVRGRGLMIGIEFGKPRSLKLRSRWAMLQAARKGLFAQMVVVPLLQRHRILTQVSGDHLEVIKLIPPLIVGEREVDRFVDAFTAVMDDAHSGGGLMWDFSKTLVKQAVAQR comes from the coding sequence ATGACCACGGAGTTCGACCTCGGCGCGCTGCTGGCCGAGCGCGGAGCCGAGCGCTACGAGCTGCACGGCAGGTATCTCAACCACCAGCTGCCGCGCATGCTGCACACCATCGGCTTCGACAAGGTGTACGAGCGCGGCGAGGGCGCCTACTTCTGGGACGCCGAGGGCAACGACTACCTGGACATGCTCGCCGGGTTCGGGGTGATGGGCCTCGGCCGGCACCACCGGGTCGTCCGCAAGGCGCTGCACGACGTCCTCGACGCCGGGCTCGCCGACCTCACCCGGTTCGACTGCCAGCCGCTGCCCGGACTGCTGGCCGAGAAGCTGCTCGCGCACAGCCCCCACCTGGACCGGGCGTTCTTCGGCAACAGCGGCACCGAGGCCGTGGAGACCGCCCTGAAGTTCGCCCGGTACGCCACCGGCCGGCCCAGGATCCTGTACTGCGACCACGCCTTCCACGGGCTCACGGCCGGCTCGCTGTCGGTGAACGGCGAGTCGGGCTTCCGGGACGGCTTCGCGCCCCTGCTGCCCGACACGCCCGTTCCGCTGGGCGACCTCGACGCGCTGGCACGGGAGGTGACGAAGGGCGACGTCGCCGCCCTGATCGTCGAGCCGATCCAGGGCAAGGGGGTGCACGAGGCGCCGCCCGGCTATCTCCGTGCGGCGCAGGAACTGCTGCACAAGCACAAGGCGCTGCTCATCGCGGACGAGGTGCAGACGGGCCTCGGACGGACCGGCGACTTCTACGCCTACCAGCACGAGGAGGGTGTCGAGCCGGACCTGGTGTGCGTGGCCAAGGCGCTGTCCGGGGGCTATGTGCCGGTCGGGGCCACCCTCGGCAAGGACTGGATCTTCAAGAAGGTCTACTCCTCGATGGACCGGGTGCTGGTGCACTCGGCGAGCTTCGGCGCCAACGCGCAGGCCATGGCGGCCGGGCTCGCCGTGCTGTCCGTCATGGAGAACGAGCAGATCGTGGCGAACGCGCGGGCCACCGGCGACCTGCTCAGGACCCGGCTGGCGGCACTCGTCGACACGTACGAGCTGCTGGCCGACGTCCGCGGCCGGGGTCTGATGATCGGCATCGAGTTCGGCAAGCCCAGGTCGCTGAAGCTGCGCAGCCGGTGGGCCATGCTCCAGGCGGCCCGCAAGGGACTCTTCGCGCAGATGGTGGTCGTACCGCTGCTGCAACGGCACCGGATCCTCACCCAGGTCTCCGGCGACCATCTGGAGGTGATCAAGCTGATCCCACCGCTGATCGTGGGGGAGCGGGAGGTGGACCGGTTCGTCGACGCCTTCACCGCGGTGATGGACGACGCACACAGCGGCGGCGGACTGATGTGGGACTTCAGCAAGACCCTGGTCAAGCAGGCGGTCGCCCAGCGCTGA
- a CDS encoding helix-turn-helix domain-containing protein, which translates to MSPTESWHPAEQTEALSAVAPQLRALRRRAALTLETAARAAGLSPAHLSRLETGQRQPSLPMLLALARIYGTTVSELLGEAAADRDAVVRAAAMEPTRAGGWTYWQTGASGRAMQALRVHVPYGAQGDIVRVHPGEEWLHVLHGRLRLRLADTADLLGPGDSAHFDSLTPHRIAAQDADGVELLFVHTLLQSPTATLCLGPNPSETGVTS; encoded by the coding sequence ATGAGCCCAACCGAGTCCTGGCACCCGGCGGAACAGACCGAGGCACTCTCCGCCGTCGCCCCCCAGCTGCGCGCCCTGCGCCGCCGGGCCGCCCTCACCCTCGAGACCGCCGCCCGGGCGGCCGGGCTATCGCCCGCCCATCTCTCCCGGCTGGAGACCGGGCAGCGGCAGCCCTCGCTGCCGATGCTGCTCGCCCTCGCCCGGATCTACGGTACGACGGTCTCCGAGCTGCTCGGCGAGGCGGCCGCCGACCGCGACGCCGTCGTGCGCGCCGCCGCCATGGAGCCGACCCGCGCGGGCGGCTGGACGTACTGGCAGACCGGCGCCTCCGGGCGGGCGATGCAGGCCCTGCGCGTGCACGTCCCGTACGGGGCGCAGGGCGACATCGTGCGGGTGCACCCCGGCGAGGAATGGCTGCACGTCCTGCACGGGCGGCTGCGGCTGCGCCTCGCGGACACCGCCGACCTGCTCGGGCCCGGTGACAGCGCGCACTTCGACTCGCTCACCCCGCACCGCATCGCCGCGCAGGACGCCGACGGGGTCGAACTCCTCTTCGTCCACACTTTGCTGCAGAGCCCGACCGCCACGCTGTGCCTGGGCCCGAACCCGTCCGAGACCGGAGTGACGTCATGA
- a CDS encoding DUF6126 family protein produces MSDIEEKFPRAVWIRLFIYIAVGHLFAGFLWLLFEVGAKR; encoded by the coding sequence ATGAGCGACATCGAGGAGAAGTTCCCCCGGGCCGTCTGGATCCGGCTGTTCATCTACATCGCCGTCGGGCATCTCTTCGCGGGGTTTCTCTGGCTGCTGTTCGAGGTGGGCGCCAAGCGGTAG
- a CDS encoding tyrosine-protein phosphatase, whose protein sequence is MTQQIPSTEPELAGVRNFRDVGGLATVDGRRVRHGVLFRSGHLAHATDEDAAFLAGLGLHTVFDFRNAADQKLEGPDVELPGVRNVNLPLSDPADGAEFWKMVRDGEIDQLRGILGEGKAAGRMIASYRRIVTERTAEHSQVLHALAEDSVPALMHCAAGKDRAGLSVAVTLLAVGVEREAILGDYLESNAKHRRYRVRRSATSAAAYSPEVMELLGPLFDARAEYLEAAFETIEETWGGVDPYLEQGLRLSHETRARLRERLVD, encoded by the coding sequence GTGACGCAGCAGATCCCGTCGACCGAGCCCGAGCTGGCCGGCGTGCGCAACTTCCGGGACGTCGGGGGTCTGGCGACCGTCGACGGCCGGCGCGTGCGCCACGGCGTGCTGTTCCGCAGCGGCCACCTCGCGCACGCGACCGACGAGGACGCCGCGTTCCTCGCCGGCCTGGGCCTGCACACCGTCTTCGACTTCCGCAACGCCGCGGACCAGAAGCTGGAGGGGCCGGACGTCGAGCTGCCGGGTGTGCGCAACGTGAACCTGCCCCTGTCGGACCCGGCGGACGGCGCCGAGTTCTGGAAGATGGTGCGGGACGGCGAGATCGACCAGCTGCGCGGCATCCTCGGCGAAGGCAAGGCGGCCGGCCGGATGATCGCCTCCTACCGCAGGATCGTCACGGAGCGCACGGCGGAGCACTCACAGGTGCTGCACGCGCTCGCCGAGGACAGCGTGCCGGCGCTGATGCACTGCGCGGCGGGCAAGGACCGCGCGGGCCTGTCCGTCGCGGTGACGCTGCTCGCCGTCGGCGTGGAGCGCGAGGCGATCCTCGGCGACTACCTGGAGTCCAACGCCAAGCACCGTCGCTACCGGGTGCGCCGCAGCGCCACCTCCGCCGCGGCCTACTCCCCCGAGGTCATGGAACTGCTCGGCCCGCTCTTCGACGCCCGCGCGGAGTACCTCGAGGCGGCCTTCGAGACCATCGAGGAGACCTGGGGCGGTGTCGACCCCTACCTGGAACAGGGCCTCCGTCTCTCCCACGAGACCCGCGCCCGACTGCGCGAGCGACTCGTGGACTGA